In one Vidua chalybeata isolate OUT-0048 chromosome 4, bVidCha1 merged haplotype, whole genome shotgun sequence genomic region, the following are encoded:
- the LOC128787443 gene encoding coagulation factor XI-like isoform X4, with protein MNWIYRTSYFIFLLTSVYSECVTQIYENTFFQGGDLTTVFTPSANYCQIVCTYHPTCLLFTYLPATWTKDPAKRNLCLLKTSTSGIPEELISQENAVSGFGLLNCRRSLPACNSRTYMQMDFLGDELTVTYTKGHRACQQVCTDMIRCQFFSYSLLQDSCNEEGKCECHLRMSSNGSPVKIVHGPGSISGYSLRLCKKKASTVCMQHSARTIRIVGGTDSSPGEWPWQVSLHARLSRQRHLCGGSIISNQWILTAAHCVMSLENPNIWRIYAGILRQSEINEDTPFFKVEEIIVHSQYEYAQTGYDIALMKLAEPMNFTDLQQPICLPSKEDTNIFYTECWVIGWGYRKEKGWVQDILQKAPVPFMSKEECQARYRKRRIGDKVICAGYDEGGRDACKGDSGGPLSCRHEEVWYLVGITSWGEGCARPRQPGVYTKVADYADWILEKTT; from the exons AATGTGTGACTCAGATCTATGAAAATACATTCTTCCAAGGAGGAGACCTCACTACAGTTTTTACACCGAGTGCCAATTACTGCCAAATAGTGTGTACTTACCATCCTACCTGTCTGCTCTTCACCTACTTGCCAGCGACATGGACTAAAGATCCTGCAAAAAG aaatctttgccttctgaagacATCAACAAGTGGAATTCCAGAGGAACTCATATCACAAGAAAATGCTGTATCAGGCTTTGGCCTCCTAAATTGCAGAAGATCTCTTCCTG CCTGCAATTCTCGCACTTACATGCAGATGGATTTTTTGGGAGATGAACTTACTGTCACTTATACTAAAGGACACAGAGCCTGTCAGCAGGTTTGCACAGACATGATCCGCtgccaatttttttcctattctctcCTCCAAGATTCATGCAATGAAGAAGG AAAGTGTGAGTGTCACCTAAGAATGTCCTCAAATGGATCTCCAGTGAAAATAGTGCATGGACCAGGAAGTATCTCTGGATACTCACTAAGATTATGTAAAAAAAAGGCCAGTACTG TGTGTATGCAGCATTCTGCAAGAACAATTAGGATTGTTGGTGGGACAGACTCCTCCCCTGGTGAATGGCCGTGGCAGGTCAGCTTGCACGCCAGGCTGTCTCGCCAGAGACACCTGTGTGGGGGCTCCATCATCAGCAACCAGTGGATCCTCACAGCTGCTCACTGTGTCATGAG TCTAGAGAATCCCAACATTTGGCGTATTTATGCTGGCATTTTAAGACAATCAGAAATAAATGAGGATACACCCTTCTTCAAAGTGGAAGAGATTATTGTTCACTCTCAGTATGAATATGCACAGACTGGATATGACATCGCTTTAATGAAACTTGCTGAGCCTATGAATTTTACTG ATCTTCAACAACCTATCTGCCTGCCATCAAAAGAAGACACTAACATATTTTATACTGAATGTTGGGTAATTGGATGGggttacagaaaagaaaaag GTTGGGTACAAGATATTCTTCAAAAGGCTCCTGTTCCCTTCATGTCAAAAGAGGAATGCCAGGCAAGGTACCGGAAGCGCAGAATAGGTGACAAAGTGATCTGTGCTGGCTACGATGAAGGAGGAAGGGATGCTTGTAAG GGAGATTCAGGAGGGCCACTGTCATGCAGGCACGAGGAGGTGTGGTATCTGGTGGGCATCACCAGCTGGGGCGAAGGGTGTGCTCGCCCCAGGCAGCCGGGAGTCTACACCAAAGTTGCTGACTATGCAGACTGGATTCTAGAAAAAACGACATAG
- the LOC128787443 gene encoding plasma kallikrein-like isoform X5, protein MNWIYRTSYFIFLLTSVYSECVTQIYENTFFQGGDLTTVFTPSANYCQIVCTYHPTCLLFTYLPATWTKDPAKRFSCYLKDSDTEMLPKVDMEGAISGHSLKQCNQISACSPDVHVGLDMEGNIFDISMAGSYQECQKRCTNDNRCHFFTYASETFHNASFCKKCLLKHTSVGIPTNIKVLDEVVSGFSLKPCQLSELDCQMDIFEDQVFSGINITSFFTPDISVCQTICTYFPKCLFFTFFTRKWQIESQRNLCLLKTSTSGIPEELISQENAVSGFGLLNCRRSLPDGFFGR, encoded by the exons AATGTGTGACTCAGATCTATGAAAATACATTCTTCCAAGGAGGAGACCTCACTACAGTTTTTACACCGAGTGCCAATTACTGCCAAATAGTGTGTACTTACCATCCTACCTGTCTGCTCTTCACCTACTTGCCAGCGACATGGACTAAAGATCCTGCAAAAAG gTTCTCCTGCTATTTAAAAGACAGTGATACAGAAATGCTGCCGAAAGTGGATATGGAAGGAGCTATCTCTGGACATTCGTTAAAACAGTGTAACCAAATTAGTG CTTGCAGCCCAGATGTCCATGTAGGACTGGATATGGAAGGGAATATTTTCGATATTTCTATGGCTGGCAGCTATCAAGAGTGTCAAAAACGATGTACCAATGACAACCGTTGTCATTTTTTTACATATGCCTCTGAAACATTTCATAATGCAAGCTTTTG TAAAAAATGCTTATTGAAACATACCAGTGTAGGAATTCCAACCAACATAAAGGTGCTTGATGAGGTTGTGTCTGGATTCTCTCTAAAGCCATGTCAGCTTTCTGAATTAG ATTGTCAAATGGACATTTTTGAAGATCAAGTGTTTTCAGGAATTAATATTACAAGTTTTTTCACTCCTGATATTTCTGTCTGCCAAACTATTTGTACATATTTTCCAAAGTGCttgttctttacattttttaccAGGAAATGGCAAATAGAATCTCAAAG aaatctttgccttctgaagacATCAACAAGTGGAATTCCAGAGGAACTCATATCACAAGAAAATGCTGTATCAGGCTTTGGCCTCCTAAATTGCAGAAGATCTCTTCCTG ATGGATTTTTTGGGAGATGA
- the LOC128787443 gene encoding plasma kallikrein-like isoform X3 yields the protein MEGNIFDISMAGSYQECQKRCTNDNRCHFFTYASETFHNASFCKKCLLKHTSVGIPTNIKVLDEVVSGFSLKPCQLSELDCQMDIFEDQVFSGINITSFFTPDISVCQTICTYFPKCLFFTFFTRKWQIESQRNLCLLKTSTSGIPEELISQENAVSGFGLLNCRRSLPACNSRTYMQMDFLGDELTVTYTKGHRACQQVCTDMIRCQFFSYSLLQDSCNEEGKCECHLRMSSNGSPVKIVHGPGSISGYSLRLCKKKASTVCMQHSARTIRIVGGTDSSPGEWPWQVSLHARLSRQRHLCGGSIISNQWILTAAHCVMSLENPNIWRIYAGILRQSEINEDTPFFKVEEIIVHSQYEYAQTGYDIALMKLAEPMNFTDLQQPICLPSKEDTNIFYTECWVIGWGYRKEKGWVQDILQKAPVPFMSKEECQARYRKRRIGDKVICAGYDEGGRDACKGDSGGPLSCRHEEVWYLVGITSWGEGCARPRQPGVYTKVADYADWILEKTT from the exons ATGGAAGGGAATATTTTCGATATTTCTATGGCTGGCAGCTATCAAGAGTGTCAAAAACGATGTACCAATGACAACCGTTGTCATTTTTTTACATATGCCTCTGAAACATTTCATAATGCAAGCTTTTG TAAAAAATGCTTATTGAAACATACCAGTGTAGGAATTCCAACCAACATAAAGGTGCTTGATGAGGTTGTGTCTGGATTCTCTCTAAAGCCATGTCAGCTTTCTGAATTAG ATTGTCAAATGGACATTTTTGAAGATCAAGTGTTTTCAGGAATTAATATTACAAGTTTTTTCACTCCTGATATTTCTGTCTGCCAAACTATTTGTACATATTTTCCAAAGTGCttgttctttacattttttaccAGGAAATGGCAAATAGAATCTCAAAG aaatctttgccttctgaagacATCAACAAGTGGAATTCCAGAGGAACTCATATCACAAGAAAATGCTGTATCAGGCTTTGGCCTCCTAAATTGCAGAAGATCTCTTCCTG CCTGCAATTCTCGCACTTACATGCAGATGGATTTTTTGGGAGATGAACTTACTGTCACTTATACTAAAGGACACAGAGCCTGTCAGCAGGTTTGCACAGACATGATCCGCtgccaatttttttcctattctctcCTCCAAGATTCATGCAATGAAGAAGG AAAGTGTGAGTGTCACCTAAGAATGTCCTCAAATGGATCTCCAGTGAAAATAGTGCATGGACCAGGAAGTATCTCTGGATACTCACTAAGATTATGTAAAAAAAAGGCCAGTACTG TGTGTATGCAGCATTCTGCAAGAACAATTAGGATTGTTGGTGGGACAGACTCCTCCCCTGGTGAATGGCCGTGGCAGGTCAGCTTGCACGCCAGGCTGTCTCGCCAGAGACACCTGTGTGGGGGCTCCATCATCAGCAACCAGTGGATCCTCACAGCTGCTCACTGTGTCATGAG TCTAGAGAATCCCAACATTTGGCGTATTTATGCTGGCATTTTAAGACAATCAGAAATAAATGAGGATACACCCTTCTTCAAAGTGGAAGAGATTATTGTTCACTCTCAGTATGAATATGCACAGACTGGATATGACATCGCTTTAATGAAACTTGCTGAGCCTATGAATTTTACTG ATCTTCAACAACCTATCTGCCTGCCATCAAAAGAAGACACTAACATATTTTATACTGAATGTTGGGTAATTGGATGGggttacagaaaagaaaaag GTTGGGTACAAGATATTCTTCAAAAGGCTCCTGTTCCCTTCATGTCAAAAGAGGAATGCCAGGCAAGGTACCGGAAGCGCAGAATAGGTGACAAAGTGATCTGTGCTGGCTACGATGAAGGAGGAAGGGATGCTTGTAAG GGAGATTCAGGAGGGCCACTGTCATGCAGGCACGAGGAGGTGTGGTATCTGGTGGGCATCACCAGCTGGGGCGAAGGGTGTGCTCGCCCCAGGCAGCCGGGAGTCTACACCAAAGTTGCTGACTATGCAGACTGGATTCTAGAAAAAACGACATAG
- the LOC128787443 gene encoding plasma kallikrein-like isoform X6, translating into MNWIYRTSYFIFLLTSVYSECVTQIYENTFFQGGDLTTVFTPSANYCQIVCTYHPTCLLFTYLPATWTKDPAKRFSCYLKDSDTEMLPKVDMEGAISGHSLKQCNQISACSPDVHVGLDMEGNIFDISMAGSYQECQKRCTNDNRCHFFTYASETFHNASFCKKCLLKHTSVGIPTNIKVLDEVVSGFSLKPCQLSELEIFAF; encoded by the exons AATGTGTGACTCAGATCTATGAAAATACATTCTTCCAAGGAGGAGACCTCACTACAGTTTTTACACCGAGTGCCAATTACTGCCAAATAGTGTGTACTTACCATCCTACCTGTCTGCTCTTCACCTACTTGCCAGCGACATGGACTAAAGATCCTGCAAAAAG gTTCTCCTGCTATTTAAAAGACAGTGATACAGAAATGCTGCCGAAAGTGGATATGGAAGGAGCTATCTCTGGACATTCGTTAAAACAGTGTAACCAAATTAGTG CTTGCAGCCCAGATGTCCATGTAGGACTGGATATGGAAGGGAATATTTTCGATATTTCTATGGCTGGCAGCTATCAAGAGTGTCAAAAACGATGTACCAATGACAACCGTTGTCATTTTTTTACATATGCCTCTGAAACATTTCATAATGCAAGCTTTTG TAAAAAATGCTTATTGAAACATACCAGTGTAGGAATTCCAACCAACATAAAGGTGCTTGATGAGGTTGTGTCTGGATTCTCTCTAAAGCCATGTCAGCTTTCTGAATTAG aaatctttgccttctga
- the LOC128787443 gene encoding coagulation factor XI-like isoform X1: MNWIYRTSYFIFLLTSVYSECVTQIYENTFFQGGDLTTVFTPSANYCQIVCTYHPTCLLFTYLPATWTKDPAKRFSCYLKDSDTEMLPKVDMEGAISGHSLKQCNQISACSPDVHVGLDMEGNIFDISMAGSYQECQKRCTNDNRCHFFTYASETFHNASFCKKCLLKHTSVGIPTNIKVLDEVVSGFSLKPCQLSELDCQMDIFEDQVFSGINITSFFTPDISVCQTICTYFPKCLFFTFFTRKWQIESQRNLCLLKTSTSGIPEELISQENAVSGFGLLNCRRSLPACNSRTYMQMDFLGDELTVTYTKGHRACQQVCTDMIRCQFFSYSLLQDSCNEEGKCECHLRMSSNGSPVKIVHGPGSISGYSLRLCKKKASTVCMQHSARTIRIVGGTDSSPGEWPWQVSLHARLSRQRHLCGGSIISNQWILTAAHCVMSLENPNIWRIYAGILRQSEINEDTPFFKVEEIIVHSQYEYAQTGYDIALMKLAEPMNFTDLQQPICLPSKEDTNIFYTECWVIGWGYRKEKGWVQDILQKAPVPFMSKEECQARYRKRRIGDKVICAGYDEGGRDACKGDSGGPLSCRHEEVWYLVGITSWGEGCARPRQPGVYTKVADYADWILEKTT; the protein is encoded by the exons AATGTGTGACTCAGATCTATGAAAATACATTCTTCCAAGGAGGAGACCTCACTACAGTTTTTACACCGAGTGCCAATTACTGCCAAATAGTGTGTACTTACCATCCTACCTGTCTGCTCTTCACCTACTTGCCAGCGACATGGACTAAAGATCCTGCAAAAAG gTTCTCCTGCTATTTAAAAGACAGTGATACAGAAATGCTGCCGAAAGTGGATATGGAAGGAGCTATCTCTGGACATTCGTTAAAACAGTGTAACCAAATTAGTG CTTGCAGCCCAGATGTCCATGTAGGACTGGATATGGAAGGGAATATTTTCGATATTTCTATGGCTGGCAGCTATCAAGAGTGTCAAAAACGATGTACCAATGACAACCGTTGTCATTTTTTTACATATGCCTCTGAAACATTTCATAATGCAAGCTTTTG TAAAAAATGCTTATTGAAACATACCAGTGTAGGAATTCCAACCAACATAAAGGTGCTTGATGAGGTTGTGTCTGGATTCTCTCTAAAGCCATGTCAGCTTTCTGAATTAG ATTGTCAAATGGACATTTTTGAAGATCAAGTGTTTTCAGGAATTAATATTACAAGTTTTTTCACTCCTGATATTTCTGTCTGCCAAACTATTTGTACATATTTTCCAAAGTGCttgttctttacattttttaccAGGAAATGGCAAATAGAATCTCAAAG aaatctttgccttctgaagacATCAACAAGTGGAATTCCAGAGGAACTCATATCACAAGAAAATGCTGTATCAGGCTTTGGCCTCCTAAATTGCAGAAGATCTCTTCCTG CCTGCAATTCTCGCACTTACATGCAGATGGATTTTTTGGGAGATGAACTTACTGTCACTTATACTAAAGGACACAGAGCCTGTCAGCAGGTTTGCACAGACATGATCCGCtgccaatttttttcctattctctcCTCCAAGATTCATGCAATGAAGAAGG AAAGTGTGAGTGTCACCTAAGAATGTCCTCAAATGGATCTCCAGTGAAAATAGTGCATGGACCAGGAAGTATCTCTGGATACTCACTAAGATTATGTAAAAAAAAGGCCAGTACTG TGTGTATGCAGCATTCTGCAAGAACAATTAGGATTGTTGGTGGGACAGACTCCTCCCCTGGTGAATGGCCGTGGCAGGTCAGCTTGCACGCCAGGCTGTCTCGCCAGAGACACCTGTGTGGGGGCTCCATCATCAGCAACCAGTGGATCCTCACAGCTGCTCACTGTGTCATGAG TCTAGAGAATCCCAACATTTGGCGTATTTATGCTGGCATTTTAAGACAATCAGAAATAAATGAGGATACACCCTTCTTCAAAGTGGAAGAGATTATTGTTCACTCTCAGTATGAATATGCACAGACTGGATATGACATCGCTTTAATGAAACTTGCTGAGCCTATGAATTTTACTG ATCTTCAACAACCTATCTGCCTGCCATCAAAAGAAGACACTAACATATTTTATACTGAATGTTGGGTAATTGGATGGggttacagaaaagaaaaag GTTGGGTACAAGATATTCTTCAAAAGGCTCCTGTTCCCTTCATGTCAAAAGAGGAATGCCAGGCAAGGTACCGGAAGCGCAGAATAGGTGACAAAGTGATCTGTGCTGGCTACGATGAAGGAGGAAGGGATGCTTGTAAG GGAGATTCAGGAGGGCCACTGTCATGCAGGCACGAGGAGGTGTGGTATCTGGTGGGCATCACCAGCTGGGGCGAAGGGTGTGCTCGCCCCAGGCAGCCGGGAGTCTACACCAAAGTTGCTGACTATGCAGACTGGATTCTAGAAAAAACGACATAG
- the LOC128787443 gene encoding plasma kallikrein-like isoform X2 produces the protein MNWIYRTSYFIFLLTSVYSECVTQIYENTFFQGGDLTTVFTPSANYCQIVCTYHPTCLLFTYLPATWTKDPAKRFSCYLKDSDTEMLPKVDMEGAISGHSLKQCNQISACSPDVHVGLDMEGNIFDISMAGSYQECQKRCTNDNRCHFFTYASETFHNASFCKKCLLKHTSVGIPTNIKVLDEVVSGFSLKPCQLSELDCQMDIFEDQVFSGINITSFFTPDISVCQTICTYFPKCLFFTFFTRKWQIESQRNLCLLKTSTSGIPEELISQENAVSGFGLLNCRRSLPACNSRTYMQMDFLGDELTVTYTKGHRACQQVCTDMIRCQFFSYSLLQDSCNEEGKCECHLRMSSNGSPVKIVHGPGSISGYSLRLCKKKASTVCMQHSARTIRIVGGTDSSPGEWPWQVSLHARLSRQRHLCGGSIISNQWILTAAHCVMSLENPNIWRIYAGILRQSEINEDTPFFKVEEIIVHSQYEYAQTGYDIALMKLAEPMNFTGWVQDILQKAPVPFMSKEECQARYRKRRIGDKVICAGYDEGGRDACKGDSGGPLSCRHEEVWYLVGITSWGEGCARPRQPGVYTKVADYADWILEKTT, from the exons AATGTGTGACTCAGATCTATGAAAATACATTCTTCCAAGGAGGAGACCTCACTACAGTTTTTACACCGAGTGCCAATTACTGCCAAATAGTGTGTACTTACCATCCTACCTGTCTGCTCTTCACCTACTTGCCAGCGACATGGACTAAAGATCCTGCAAAAAG gTTCTCCTGCTATTTAAAAGACAGTGATACAGAAATGCTGCCGAAAGTGGATATGGAAGGAGCTATCTCTGGACATTCGTTAAAACAGTGTAACCAAATTAGTG CTTGCAGCCCAGATGTCCATGTAGGACTGGATATGGAAGGGAATATTTTCGATATTTCTATGGCTGGCAGCTATCAAGAGTGTCAAAAACGATGTACCAATGACAACCGTTGTCATTTTTTTACATATGCCTCTGAAACATTTCATAATGCAAGCTTTTG TAAAAAATGCTTATTGAAACATACCAGTGTAGGAATTCCAACCAACATAAAGGTGCTTGATGAGGTTGTGTCTGGATTCTCTCTAAAGCCATGTCAGCTTTCTGAATTAG ATTGTCAAATGGACATTTTTGAAGATCAAGTGTTTTCAGGAATTAATATTACAAGTTTTTTCACTCCTGATATTTCTGTCTGCCAAACTATTTGTACATATTTTCCAAAGTGCttgttctttacattttttaccAGGAAATGGCAAATAGAATCTCAAAG aaatctttgccttctgaagacATCAACAAGTGGAATTCCAGAGGAACTCATATCACAAGAAAATGCTGTATCAGGCTTTGGCCTCCTAAATTGCAGAAGATCTCTTCCTG CCTGCAATTCTCGCACTTACATGCAGATGGATTTTTTGGGAGATGAACTTACTGTCACTTATACTAAAGGACACAGAGCCTGTCAGCAGGTTTGCACAGACATGATCCGCtgccaatttttttcctattctctcCTCCAAGATTCATGCAATGAAGAAGG AAAGTGTGAGTGTCACCTAAGAATGTCCTCAAATGGATCTCCAGTGAAAATAGTGCATGGACCAGGAAGTATCTCTGGATACTCACTAAGATTATGTAAAAAAAAGGCCAGTACTG TGTGTATGCAGCATTCTGCAAGAACAATTAGGATTGTTGGTGGGACAGACTCCTCCCCTGGTGAATGGCCGTGGCAGGTCAGCTTGCACGCCAGGCTGTCTCGCCAGAGACACCTGTGTGGGGGCTCCATCATCAGCAACCAGTGGATCCTCACAGCTGCTCACTGTGTCATGAG TCTAGAGAATCCCAACATTTGGCGTATTTATGCTGGCATTTTAAGACAATCAGAAATAAATGAGGATACACCCTTCTTCAAAGTGGAAGAGATTATTGTTCACTCTCAGTATGAATATGCACAGACTGGATATGACATCGCTTTAATGAAACTTGCTGAGCCTATGAATTTTACTG GTTGGGTACAAGATATTCTTCAAAAGGCTCCTGTTCCCTTCATGTCAAAAGAGGAATGCCAGGCAAGGTACCGGAAGCGCAGAATAGGTGACAAAGTGATCTGTGCTGGCTACGATGAAGGAGGAAGGGATGCTTGTAAG GGAGATTCAGGAGGGCCACTGTCATGCAGGCACGAGGAGGTGTGGTATCTGGTGGGCATCACCAGCTGGGGCGAAGGGTGTGCTCGCCCCAGGCAGCCGGGAGTCTACACCAAAGTTGCTGACTATGCAGACTGGATTCTAGAAAAAACGACATAG